One window of Triticum dicoccoides isolate Atlit2015 ecotype Zavitan chromosome 5A, WEW_v2.0, whole genome shotgun sequence genomic DNA carries:
- the LOC119304271 gene encoding uncharacterized protein LOC119304271 — translation MSDLVFIKFNSKLKDKKLNKLKDPIEKQVVDVLEDDENEWITGVVPNGDEEQVEGEDQDQEIPYASSHAGPGTSAINPLKRKRGVYGKNKKMMIPVTPQEDLLSASSASESDDDEDTNMSSGSDM, via the coding sequence ATGAGTGACCTTGTTTTCATCAAGTTCAACTCCAAACTGAAGGACAAGAAACTAAACAAACTCAAGGACCCCATTGAGAAGCAGGTGGTAGATGttttagaagatgatgagaatgaaTGGATCACTGGTGTGGTGCCTAATGGTGATGAAGAACAAGTTGAAGGTGAAGATCAAGATCAAGAAATTCCATATGCAAGCTCGCATGCTGGACCAGGAACTTCTGCTATTAATCCCCTTAAAAGGAAGAGGGGTGTCTATGGTAAGAATAAGAAGATGATGATCCCTGTTACTCCTCAAGAAGATCTGCtctctgcttcctctgcttcagaaagtgacgacgacgaggacaccAACATGAGTTCTGGTTCTGACATGTGA